NNNNNNNNNNNNNNNNNNNNNNNNNNNNNNNNNNNNNNNNNNNNNNNNNNNNNNNNNNNNNNNNNNNNNNNNNNNNNNNNNNNNNNNNNNNNNNNNNNNNNNNNNNNNNNNNNNNNNNNNNNNNNNNNNNNNNNNNNNNNNNNNNNNNNNNNNNNNNNNNNNNNNNNNNNNNNNNNNNNNNNNNNNNNNNNNNNNNNNNNNNNNNNNNNNNNNNNNNNNNNNNNNNNNNNNNNNNNNNNNNNNNNNNNNNNNNNNNNNNNNNNNNNNNNNNNNNNNNNNNNNNNNNNNNNNNNNNNNNNNNNNNNNNNNNNNNNNNNNNNNNNNNNNNNNNNNNNNNNNNNNNNNNNNNNNNNNNNNNNNNNNNNNNNNNNNNNNNNNNNNNNNNNNNNNNNNNNNNNNNNNNNNNNNNNNNNNNNNNNNNNNNNNNNNNNNNNNNNNNNNNNNNNNNNNNNNNNNNNNNNNNNNNNNNNNNNNNNNNNNNNNNNNNNNNNNNNNNNNNNNNNNNNNNNNNNNNNNNNNNNNNNNNNNNNNNNNNNNNNNNNNNNNNNNNNNNNNNNNNNNNNNNNNNNNNNNNNNNNNNNNNNNNNNNNNNNNNNNNNNNNNNNNNNNNNNNNNNNNNNNNNNNNNNNNNNNNNNNNNNNNNNNNNNNNNNNNNNNNNNNNNNNNNNNNNNNNNNNNNNNNNNNNNNNNNNNNNNNNNNNNNNNNNNNNNNNNNNNNNNNNNNNNNNNNNNNNNNNNNNNNNNNNNNNNNNNNNNNNNNNNNNNNNNNNNNNNNNNNNNNNNNNNNNNNNNNNNNNNNNNNNNNNNNNNNNNNNNNNNNNNNNNNNNNNNNNNNNNNNNNNNNNNNNNNNNNNNNNNNNNNNNNNNNNNNNNNNNNNNNNNNNNNNNNNNNNNNNNNNNNNNNNNNNNNNNNNNNNNNNNNNNNNNNNNNNNNNNNNNNNNNNNNNNNNNNNNNNNNNNNNNNNNNNNNNNNNNNNNNNNNNNNNNNNNNNNNNNNNNNNNNNNNNNNNNNNNNNNNNNNNNNNNNNNNNNNNNNNNNNNNNNNNNNNNNNNNNNNNNNNNNNNNNNNNNNNNNNNNNNNNNNNNNNNNNNNNNNNNNNNNNNNNNNNNNNNNNNNNNNNNNNNNNNNNNNNNNNNNNNNNNNNNNNNNNNNNNNNNNNNNNNNNNNNNNNNNNNNNNNNNNNNNNNNNNNNNNNNNNNNNNNNNNNNNNNNNNNNNNNNNNNNNNNNNNNNNNNNNNNNNNNNNNNNNNNNNNNNNNNNNNNNNNNNNNNNNNNNNNNNNNNNNNNNNNNNNNNNNNNNNNNNNNNNNNNNNNCCTCATCCGCTTGGACTTCTTCAGGTTGGGCCTCATCCGCTTGGGCCTCTTCTGCTTGCCCCTGTTCTGGTTGCGCATGTTCTACTTGTTGATTCTGTAATCTTCGTTGTCCACGCAATTCACGCTGAGCACGGTGAGCCCGTGCAGAAGCGGTTGGTCTAACACGACCCTCTCTATCAGTCCCTTGGTCGAGTATAATACGACCCTCTCTATCAGTAAACATTGTGCGCACCATTTCTgcataaacaaatcataatcatTATCAAAACAACATAACAATATAACATAAACCACAACAGGGGCAAGCATAAACTcatacgtgaattgagttcacgttcAGCAACCTACGTGAACTgtgttcacgtacgtgaactccatcacctacgtgaactgagttcgcgtacgtgaactccatcaGCCTACATTAACTGAGTTCACGTCCACCTAcgtgatctgagttcacgtacgtgaactccatcaGACTACGTTAACTGAGTTCACGTCTACCTAcgtgatctgagttcacgtacgtgaactccatcaGCCTACGTGAACTCACCTACGTGAACTCACCTAcgtgatctgagttcacgtacttCATTTCAATTCACGTAATTGAACTTTGAAAACCCAGAAAATCAAACCCAGAATCATTGCTTAACGTTCAAAACCCATTCATGAAAATTGAAAACCCAGAAAATCAAACCCAGGAAACGAAAACGAAAACACTTACTTGATTGAAGAGATGCTTGAAGTGATTGAAGATGGTGTTGAAGATTATTGAAGATTGATTGATTACTTGATTCAAGAAAGTAGATGATTGAAGATGAATGATGAAGgtattagggtttagggtaatgaagatgaagatgaaggttTTAGGTtatagaagatgaagatgaagatgatgaagttaGAAGATGAGTAGTTAAAGTGAAATAGAGGGAAGGGTAGTTTGGGTATTttgggttttaaaaaaattgaggggtgtgggaagtaatttgaggggtgtgggaagcaaaattgtaaaataaaatgcaattatCGTTTTTACTCtaataatttaacaatattGCTATCTGCACCCCTCACATTACTATCCACACCCctcaaatttctaaaaaaactaaaatactcaaaatgccctttgatatttataatattttttacaattttactaACTCATAACTCACATTCATCATATCTCATAACTTACATATCAAAAAATCACCATACCTCACCAACCCTAATTCATAATCATTCAAAACTCACATCAATCGTTCACAACCTACAACTCATCAGTTTCCTCATCACATTGTAGTTAAAGTGATCTAAAAAGGTATATTTGTTGGTCTGTTTGTGAggttgatttttttcttcttaatatgGGGATTGTATGTGAACTTGGTTCGCATACGTTGTGTTGTTACGTGAAATGAAATCAcgtatgttaaaaaaaaaaaaagcaaaaatctCAGAATGTACgcaatcttaattcacgtaAACATACATGGTTTAAGATTGCGTAATTAATGGAGTTTGAAAATTCAACATCTCAGTATGTACGCAATCTTAATTCACATACGTTTACGTGAATTAAGATTGTGTGATCAATGAAGTTTGAAAATTAAACCATTTACGTGAACTCAACTTCACGTAagtttacgtgaactgagttcacgtacgtttactagaattcaatttaagtaaacgtacgtgaactcaattcacgtaatATTACATGAAGttgagttcacgtaaatgtTAAGCAGAAtcctgaatttttttttcctttcttctagATGCAGATAAATGGACCAAGGGGGAGACAACATTGACGAAATGTATGAAAGTTTGGAACCTGATTTTGAAGATATGGATGACGATTTGAAACGTGATTTCGACAAAATGtatgatgattttgatgaaattaatgaAGCTATGAACAACGAAGGTGAACCTGTTATGATTGATTTGACTTATGTGTTTAGCACCGACATGATGTTCGATATGCGAGATGATTTATTGAAATGAGTTAGAAATTTTGGAAGGGAAAATGGAATTGTCGTTGTCATTTTTAGATCCGAAACTGAGACAGCACGACcaagaacaaagacaaaattaattcttggttaTGAAAGAAGTGGTAAATATAGACATTGGAAAAATTCTAAACCTACGAGGAGTACTTGAAGTAGAAAATGTGAATGCCCATTTAGATTGAGAGGTACAACATCAAGTGTTGGTGAAGGATGATATCTGCATGTAATATGTGGTGTCCATAACCACAAATTGGCCAAAAAACTGACTGGTCATGCTTTCTTAGGCCGATTGTCTCAGAAAGGAAAAATTGTACTTGGTGATATGACGAAGAATATGATCAAACCAAGAAACATATTGATGACACTAAAGGATCATAATGTTACAAGTTTGACGACAATAAAACAAGTTTATAATGCAAATCAAACATATCGTTCATCACTTAGAGGTAATAAAACATACATGCAACATCTTTTGACATTGATGGAACGCGACAAATACGTCTATCGATATAGGAAGGTAGAAGGTTCAGATGAGTTGAGGGACATATTTTGGGTTCACCCAGACGCTAtcactcttgtaaataattttcacataatattgattatgGATAGCACATACAAGACATGTAGATATCAaatgccattacttgaaattattggtgttacatctattgaaatgacattttgtgtGGGATTTGCGTATATACAGTCTGAGCGTGCTGATAATTTTATGTGGGCACTACAAATGTTGAAAGAACAGATTATAGGTGGTGAAGTTGAAGTAATTGTtactgatagagatcttgctttgatgaacgcagttgaatatgtttttccAAAAGCAGTCAATTTATTATGCTTGTTTCATGTATGCAAAAATGTCAAAGCGAAGTGCAAGATGActgtttttctaaaaaataaatcggtGCAAATAATGGAGGCATGAGAGACTCTTGTTTACAGTTATGACAAGGCTTAGTACTACATGAATTTGACTAACTTTGAAGGAATTTGTAGTAGCTCTTCTATCTTTAATAATTATGTACATGACTAGTGGTTAATTCCTcacaaggaaagatttgttgagtTGTGGACAAATAGATTTATGCATTTTGGAAACACTAGAACACAAAGGGTTGAGTCGGCGCACTGgagtttgaaaataatattacaagATAACATTGGTGATATATGCAGTGTTTGGGAAACCATCAATAGCATGATTGTATTACAACACAGTGAGATAATAACATCATTTGAAAAGATGAAATAGAAGTGATAGTAAAAAAGTTTGATGAACTTGATGTACCTGACAAAATTGCACTTAAAGGTAAATTACGCGAGATCACGTATCCATCGACTATGTCGATATGTCCACATGTTGACAAGGTTAAAACAAATGGTGCACCTAAAAAAGGCAAAATTAAGGTatcaaaaagagataaatcaacCAAGTATGATTCATCTTAGTGGGAGTATGTGGATGCAAGTGTTCGATGCAGTGACACAAATGCATGTAATATTGTAACATCTAATAAAGTACAACAACCTCGATCATGAGTCCACAAAAAAGGAGTTTGCTAAATTGTTTGAAAAACCAAATCACTCCACAAACTTAATCGGTGCATCATTCATGGATTTGTAGGTCACATAACAAATTATATACTGCGAGCTTGCGGCATTAAGTGTAGGCAGAATGAGATAAATGAGGAAGAATATAGGTCATCGTTGAGACGAAGAAGATAGGTCGTTTGCTAGCACGCATGTGTGACTATTAATTGTGTTTAGGTCGTTGATTTGTATTTAAGAGTTATGATTTATTCTCATGGAATGAATGTGGTGAGAATAATTGGTTATTGTGAATGAGAACAACAGATCAGAATTCAATCGACACCAATTACAACTGATTCTTGTTCCTACTCTCCTCGCTGATGATGTCGTCATCCTGAAAACTACAGTTTTCATGAAACATTGGCCTAACTGGCCCAAAAACTGCAGTTTTTCATACACTCAATAACACATTTCTTACTATATTCCATTAAATTTAGAGTTTTATTGTTTGTGTAATAATTGTTTGTTTAGGTTCAATTGTAGAATCTGAAAATGAAtatcaaaatgaattatttCATTATCCTTAATATGAGatgcaaagaaaaaaaaaagatcaacTACATTAACTAATCATGATATGGATCTTGTGTTTTCTAACAGAGTAACGTCGAAAAACATTATACTTCTAATTTGGTGTTGGTCTCTTGACTGAATGAGTTGTATCACCTGaacaaaaatactaaatttaattaattaattaattgtgaCAAACAATTGTCTTGTATATGGTTTTTTGTAGTCAGTATATTACAATTGctcttatttttatgtattagatattaaaaaagattaattttaactaattattagtTTGTCgttaaataattagttaaaattaatgttttttaatatcTAATACATAAAAATGAGAACAATTACAATATACTAACTATAAAAAATCATACACCAGACAATTGtttgtcataattaattaattaattttaatttttttgttcagGTGATTTTATCCACTCAGTTAAGAGATTGATATTAATTTGAcgtataatatttttagaagttAATCTATCAACAAACACAACATTCAAATCACGATTAATTAAGTATTGCtaatgtattttactttttattttattagcatTTCATAATGAGGAGAAtgaaataattcattttattattcattttcagATTCTACACAATGACTTCTTACTTGGAAAACAAATTCgttttaaatatgtgataaTTAATCAGAATAATTTGAttcatgtttttaaaataaatatgaagtCACTTGTGTATATACACACGACTTTCGTAAAATCTTTCATCTTACAATGAATTTATAAGTTCATTAACAATCATGACTTCAACTATCTATATATTGTTGACCATGCTTTCTTTTAAGTTTGACTTAATATTTATCTTAATGAATAATAGTTTGATTGTGTATACTTCAACTTTATAGTGTTGCGCTCTGATTATAAcaatacaatattataatttattttaatatttgtgcaAAACACTTATGTAATTATCATAATTGTTCATATTATATTTAACTAATCCTTTTATTCATAAGATATTTTTCGAACTTAAAAATTGAACTCATGCGTGCGGATGCACGGGTCTCTATCTAGTTACCATTGAAATTAGTtaagagtttttaattaaaGGCAAAAGTACACTTTTATTCCTTTAAGTTTATCCAATTTTTGCTTTTgtcctttaaatttattttttctagatttgattctttatattatattcaatttgCACCGTTAATCTTGAAGTTATATTGAATTAAGCAAGAAATCttttaagtttgaattttttctcGAATTACTGTCATGAAATGTTAAAATCTAATCGAAACATCGCAAGAAGTTGACTCTCTAGACTACTTTTTAAGTGAAAGAAGTTAATGACTTTGATTATATGGAGAAACATTTATTACCATATTTTTAAGGTTATGTATGTGTTTAAATGGTTGCAGAGAAAATCAAAAAATGAAGACCATTTataaagtttgatgaatgtattaTGAAGAATTAGAATGAGGGACATATTGTTGCAGCATTTGAtagagttttaattattagaagCTTTTAATTGCGCTAATAATTGttgaaaatgagataaatgacTAACGATGTATACATAATGTAACTTAAACGACtaaatcgaaagaaaaaaaaaacttacaatacctaaagaaaaactaaactaaacttaaatatgataaatatatttttgcctTAATTAAATAACTCCACCAGtgaaattagttaattaatctaataaaaacttaaaatgttaaattatttgaattattttatgaaaactaTCATTGAATTTATTGACAAAATTGTCAAAGAGCCTGTATTAGTAAATACCTTATTTATTACTCGTTGACAAAAAAATGTGAATTAAATATAGATCATATAAAATGAGACAAAATAACTACTCAAAAAGTGTAATATTTGGGAGGGCTGGAGAAAGAATATGCGTTTGGACTTTGGAGTAGCAGTGGTAAAGAGAACATTAATACCATAGAACGACAACCAAAAGAGGTCATGAAAATGAATCACTTAcatgtatattatatattaaatagtcTGTTTATAATTTTCCATTCCATccaacttttttattaaaaaaaaaatgtctagatgaattGAGTTCTATTCATCACCACAACTAAAGTGGAAGTTCtctaatatcaaaattaattttcattgacttccattttattattattctaaagCACATACTATGATTAAAGTCAACTTATTTTTGCCTAAAAaaagtcaacttattttttattaattattgtaaagTCAACTTATTACTAATACAATAGTCAATGgactttttaagaaaaaaactcATTAATTGGTCTATCAATAATATCATCCCTGATTTCATCATGATTATTCCAAATGAAAATATTTGCCCCAAAAATGATTGTTCTACCtcaaatgcataaaaaaaaaaaaaaaagagcgtGCGAATTCAGACACAAATTAATTCCCCTCACGCATGCGCCATGCCCTCACACACACAAATCCCCTTCCAAActccttttcatttttattttacaaagttTGATTCGACttcaatgatttttttgttttgttgcaATTTAATTATTACACTTGCATTATTCCATGCCTCACCCTACAAAAATACATGCCATTTCTTGGCCTATATATGTACCTATAACTTCACCAATCTCCTTACacattaatttatataagtCCCTCATTCCTTATTAATTTACTCAAACACAAATaccttaaaattttatttgacatTTAACAACGTTTGTGTCATGGATTCCGGTCTATGCTTAGTGTCTAGTCTAAAACATCAAACTATAgttcaaaataatttctatGACCCATCTTGGTTACAAAAACAACGTCATGTTCCAATGAACTTTGTTTGGCCAAAAGAGTGTCTAGTAAATGCAAATGAAGAACTACAAGCACCATTAGTGGACCTTGATGGGTTCCTTAAAGGTAACGAAGAGGCTACAAAGAATGTTGCAAAACTCATATCAAAAGCTTGTTCAACACATGGGTTTTTTCAAGTGATTAACCATGGTGTTGATTTAAGTCTTATTGGTGAAGCTTATAATCAAATGGATGGTTTTTTTAAGCAACCAATTAATAGGAAACTTAATGCTCGTAAGAAAAAGGGGTCTATGTGGGGTTATTCGGGTGCACATGCTGATCGATTCTCATCTAAATTGCCTTGGAAGGAAACACTTTCTTTCCCCTTTTATGATAATACTTTTGAGCCTGTTGTCACCAACTACTTTGACTCCACCTTAGGGGAAGATTTTCAACAAGCTGGGTAAGACTATAATATACTATACTACTACTACTTAATATATGTGCTTTATTTATTTGGCTTTCAAAactttcttataaaaatattagtcaaaataaaattatatcaacacaacttatttattttattaaggtTGGTGTGTAGACTTAAACTCTTTATTTAATGAAAACCATAATCAGTCTAcgcaaaaattaaatttaaagtttttaatgaaattccaccctttaatattgttattttttataactacatttttttatttaaattaaattagaattcaTTTAGATTTGATTTGTTAAGatttattaaaagattccttGTTAGCTTCTTCCTctactaattattttattcattgaCCATAGGAGTTTAGCGTAAGTAGTTGATTAGTAGCTAGTGTGTAAGTATTCCtacacttaaaaaaaatctctatCAAACAATTTAACTAACCACtctaatataattttactaACTCATTCTTACAATTGTAAGGTGATGAATATACCGTCACTTTTATAAACTTTTATCAAGTGTTATCTCTTTTCAATGTGAGACATAAGTTTTtgctttttactttttttaaatatattgtttaaaGAGTTCGAATATAGTTCCATATGGATCGAGATTTAATGTAGTCAATTGCACTACATTCAGTTATCTGAATTATCAGATCAAGATTGAACGGTTCAAATTTCAACTTagattttaatctttttttatatttcaaatttgaaCTTAAAATCTAAACTATCTTATCTTGAttgaaaaatctaaattaatccCTACANNNNNNNNNNNNNCCCTACACGCACAAAAACATGAgcataaattaatttgtttgtgCAGAGTGGCATTCCAAAAGTATTGTGAAGCTATGAAGAAATTAGGAATGAAGTTGATGGAGATATTGGCAATAAGCTTAGGAGTGGATAGGTTGCATTATAAGTACTTGTTTGAAGATGGTTGTTCAATAATGAGATGTAACTATTACCCATCATGCCAAGAACCAAGTGTTGCATTAGGGACAGGACCACATTGTGACCCAACAACATTAACAATACTTCACCAAGATCAAGTTGGAGGTCTTGATGTGTTTGCAGATCATAAGTGGCAGACGGTTAAACCTCGTTCAGATGCTTTTGTTGTTAACATTGGTGATACTTTTACGGTATGTTGTAGGCCCTCTCCAAAACTATATTATTGCATATgcattattataataattttaaatttcacgCATTGATTTTACATGGTTGCCATATAatgaattatcaaataattatcacaaaaaatcaaatattacaGT
The genomic region above belongs to Cicer arietinum cultivar CDC Frontier isolate Library 1 chromosome 4, Cicar.CDCFrontier_v2.0, whole genome shotgun sequence and contains:
- the LOC101488618 gene encoding gibberellin 20 oxidase 1-B-like, with the protein product MDSGLCLVSSLKHQTIVQNNFYDPSWLQKQRHVPMNFVWPKECLVNANEELQAPLVDLDGFLKGNEEATKNVAKLISKACSTHGFFQVINHGVDLSLIGEAYNQMDGFFKQPINRKLNARKKKGSMWGYSGAHADRFSSKLPWKETLSFPFYDNTFEPVVTNYFDSTLGEDFQQAGVAFQKYCEAMKKLGMKLMEILAISLGVDRLHYKYLFEDGCSIMRCNYYPSCQEPSVALGTGPHCDPTTLTILHQDQVGGLDVFADHKWQTVKPRSDAFVVNIGDTFTALSNGRYKSCLHRAVVNRYKERRSLAFFLCPKEDKVLRAPQDIVSRDGTKQYPDFTWSRLLQFTQNYYRADEATLQNFTKWLISSKTTNPLP